The stretch of DNA TTTATCTGAGATAACCGGCCTCACCTGTACAGAGGCATCTTTCTGTGGTGAACAGGTTCTCGGCTCTCACTCGTTCAGGCGCCATTGTCTGAAAACTGAGAGACACGGTGATGTCATTCTCCTCTGCAACCAGTTCTTTTGAAATAAATGCCTCTCCCCTGTCACCTTCGTAACCACAAACTTAAACCTTTGTTTAAGGTTAACACACATGCAGGTCTCAGTCACTGTATTATTCCTCCTCTACGAACCTCCATTCAGACATGGATTATTCCAATTTAAGCCGCATTGCAGAAAAACCTTAATCACATTGTGACTCTAGAAGTTTCAGCACTTTGTCACCTTTACAGCAACCTATTTACTTGATAATGCAGGAGGACAAACTGTTCCAAACCTCTTATTTACAAGTGCTCTCTACTAATAGACTAGTCCCCTGGGAAAACGGGGTCATTTGTTTGAACTGACTGTCAGCTCACAGAACAATCagtatttatttagtgtttaaCAGAGTGAGTAAAGCTTGGCTATTTCCTCCCAAAGTTTTTTACAAAACTAAATGAATAGATGATTCAAAACAGTTACTAGAAATTTGGGTGGCagagctttgtgttttttcctctctacgGTGATGCTTTAGATTTATCTGCTAACCTTAAAAGGAAACCCGACTGGATAAAACTGATAGATAGCCTGgttccagacctctgaatcGCTTTGTTTCGCTTTAAGCGACTCAGATAATAGATAAAAACAGAGTTTCAGTTCAGTCTGATTATTACTGACTAGTAAATATGCTGAACTCCACATACGTGTATACTCACGATGCACAAAAGACGGCTGCATAGCATCTGAACAGGAATATCATCAACAAGCATTTAAGCATTTGGAGCAGCAGAACTGACTGAATGTCCTCACGTGTTCCCAGGTTACGAGGGCGTCCCGGAGTTTTTCAATGACCTCCTGAACCACATCACCAGCGTGCTTCAGAGCCACAACCCAGACTTCGCCCCGGCCAGCGAGCAGCCCAAAGGCCTGCCAGTGAGCACCACGGTACCCAACGCCGCCCCGCCGGCCTCCGGCTGCTGCAGCATGCTGGGAAAAGAGGCCAGTGGCAGCCCCTGGATCGTAGAGGGCGACGGAGGGCTGAAGGGCCCGCGTCAGAGACTGGGCTGCAACTCGGCCATGTCCCCCAACTTCCAGCAGCACTGTGTCTCCACGATAGCTACCAAGGCTTCCTCCCAGTGACTGATCTCCCCCACTCCGTTTGATccctgaacaaaaaaaaaaaaaaacggatgACAATGGtgacaataataatgaataataatcataataattatgatgttaatgatgataatatatCTAATCAAAAACAAACCTTTTCCTATATAGTTATTGAAAATGATGGTGATTGGGTGTaagcttttttctctctgcctttttgtATTTTTCGTTTTGTCTAATGAGACTTAACAGTACTGTAATGTGAACTTTTGGGAACTTTTGCCTAatagctgattttatttttctctcttgtgtGAGTTCTCTGTAATGAAAGGGTCCAGGCGAGGTAGCTAACGGGACTGGCCGAATCAGGACTGGAGAAAGATGTGCCACTAGATGTGCAATGTATTGATCTGTtgtatctcacacacacacacacacacacacatacacacacacacaggtacgtTTAcattgtacatgtgtgtttgtgttctggtgAATACCACTGACTCCTCCGCACAGAGTGAGGGGGAGGAAAGGTGGCTGGACATTTGAACACTACTCCTCAGATCCCAGGCTGCTATGTGACTGTGGCCAACTGTTGGCAGAGGACATAATGAGTCTGAACATGAACGACGACAGTTTTGGGCTTCGTTAGCTTGAACAAACAGGTGATCCGTTTACTTTTCCGAGTGCCATCAAATTTACTTCAAGTGTAGGAAGGACGCcggcagaaaaaaaacatcctcaaaCATTAGACAGAAGAAAGCCTCCATGACCATGTgaccaagttttttttttggtttttgtttttttttgtcaatgttaATCGGTCTTGTTTTACTGTACGTCAGATGTCGGTTGTTAGTGTTCAAGAAACAAACCGTGTGCTTGTTTGAGTCCCAGTTTGAGTCGCTTCAGTACAGGAAGACGAGGATCACAttcctttttgtgtttgtggatgtttCCAGAGAGAATTCCATGATTTTTCCGAATTCCAGTGGGATCTTGTGAGATTTCTCTCAACACTTCATGGGTGTGTAATCTCCTTAAACAGACTCTCCGTGTGTCTTCAGTGCTTGTATCTGTACATGTGAGCAAACTGTTCTCCTGAGGCCAGACATTTTACATTGAATTGTTCATCAGAAAATCAATTATTCCACTAAAATAAGggtgaaatgtgtgtctgaATACCTGCCAGCTGGGTATTAATTATTCTGCTACCATTAAATGACAACAGTTCTATATAACTGAGGTATTTGTTCGGCTTTATTACCTCTcgtttgattttctttcactCTATGACAGCATGTCATACTAACTGCAGTTAAAGAAACCTTCGGTCTAGTCGGTTCATTTGCTTCATGCATAAATTCTCTGACGCGTCTTCTGATCCAGCTGCTGTATTTGTCACATGTTAAAATCATTTGGAGGAGAAGTGGGGGAGATGGTCCAGCTCTTGTTCCCAGTGTTCACTGTGAGATTTTTTTACTCCAATTTTGTTAATATCTTTGTCCTGATATCTACTAAGAGcaactttattttattgagaTTTTatgggaaaaaatgttttatataaatgaaatgaaagcacgGGCTGTTTTTGAACAAACAGTGGATATTTACCAGAGGTGTAGTAAAATGCTGGGTCTGGTTGTCAAAGGGACTCACGAGCTTGtggttgctgctgttgtctccCTCTAGCATCTCGTAGGAAGGAGTGCCAACCTGCAGCGCATACAGATTTTTGCATTCCTTTTaagcctgctcctcctccttctcttgtCCCAGAGAGCTCCTTCTAGCAGTTTTATTTCCCCCATCAGAGTGCGAGGGAACCGAACGTCCTCTCGTTCGCCCTGTGATCATAAATAACAGTGTCAGCGCAGCCATCTCACCAGCATCTCTCTGGGACAAAAGGATACCAAATGGCTCTATGTAAACTGGTTTTCACTAGACACCTCATATTGTGAGAATATTTCCACAACAGGGTTTGTATCCTGTTTAAATCTCCCACAATTTGAGTGTATCTGAATGAATTCAAAATTTAAAGGTATTGCAGCAGGTTCAGGGGAACCTTTCACATCCTTCCCCTCCCATCTAGAAACAGGGGCAATGTTGAGGGTGCGTCCCTGTTTAGGCTGGAAAGGCTGTCTGTGTACACCACTATACCGCGTGTCCTATGTTGTGTTCCTTATCGTGCTTTTAAATGGGAAATAAATGGTTAATCCTACCCGTGGTCATTTCTGCAGCCCAGACAGTGTCATCGTGCTCCCAGCTTCCACCTGAATGTTTACGTCTTGGGTGTCTCGTACAGTACGTGTATATACGCCGAGGCTTACATCCGTACAGTATGTTGTTTTGTATCAGTTCTGTAATTGAGAGGAATCCACGATtttgtgaccttttttttttttttttaaattaaatggcCAAAACAACGGGGCGAAATAAACATGTGAAACCATATCTGGCTCTAGTTAAttcagctttgttttcctcACTGATGATCTCTGGGTAAATGTCATCTTGTACAGAGCCTTAAACATGTGTCTCTTTGAATAAAGTGAGGGATAATCCTCTACTGCACATTCCCTCACTCCTTATAGCCGATACATGACATTTACACCTTTTATCCAAGTTTGAATCGTACTTAGCATGTGTAGTAGATGTATTTAGAAAGTCTGTATTACTGAAACCATGAGGTAGCTCTAAattctttaatttctttttacaaaaaaatccTTCATGAATGTATCGAGTGCAAAGAGAGGACTGCAAAACAACATGCAGCATTTCTCCACCCAGCCTCCAGATGTTTATTGCCTCAGTATCACACATTTCATAGAACTGGAGAAGCAGTAAAAATGACACACACTTCATGACACAAACTTTCCAACAAGGCCTATTGAAACTCTATACAAAATGGTttcttattaaaataaaatatattttcataatcTTAGTTTTctgtacatgtaaaaaaaaaacagatatttacaAGAGCACCAGACAAGAGACGGTATAAAGGTTTCCACTGCTACTTTCTGTTTGctgccaggctgctgctgagatggttttttttttttttttaaacagtgttAATGAGGTTGTAGGTGATGTGCTGTCGGGTTGGCCAGCAGTCCCAGGATGGTGGAGAGACAGTGCAGCTTCTCCTTGACATGCTCTGGCAGCTTCTCGTTCTCCTTATACCTGTGAAGAAGACAGATATCAGCAAGAGCAGCCGTAGACATTATCTACAGTTCTGACATAAAGCTGTTAAACGCACAAGCCCATGAAGTGACAAAACACAATTCTGACATGTCTCGCACCTGGTGATCCTCCCCTCTGGAGACGTGTAGGTGATGCAGGAAACTCCTGCCTGAACCACCAGCTGAGACCCGTCGTTGAACTGCACCCACACCTCTCCGCTCGTCAGCTACGCCCAGGAAAACAGATTCAGTCTTTTCATCGTAAAGACAACTCGTGCTGATTACAGAATATTAGgttaatttatttatcaattaCCTGGGATGCCCAGCCAACATTGGGCACAAATATCGACTTGACcacttttcctgtgttttgtacGAGGTCCTGTCGCACTGGGGAGCTTTTCTTACTCAGGCTGGCTGTGGTGAAATCAGACCCATCGTAGGAGATCATCTGGGaataaaattgtttaaaaaaaatcaagacaTAGTCTAGCTGTTTATGCCTCTAAACTATCTGTTCGTGCATCCTGAAGCGCAGTGCTGTGAGACACTCACTGAAGGAGTGATTTGTGGAGGTTGAGGAGGTGAAGCTGTATCAGGAGGCATCGTGTGGGAGGGCTGTGACGACAAGCACGGGGAGTCTGGGTTGGCAGGTCTCCTAAGAGGGTTAACGTGAGCAGAACTAACATTAGCCACATAAGGCCAGGACAACATTAAAACTAAGAATATACAAATAACAGCACAATCCTCTCACCTGCCAATAGTTATGGGGAAGAAAGGGATTTTCTTGGTGCTGCGCTGCTCCTCTGCCGTGATGGCGGCCTCCAGTGACAGACACATGCTGTGGCCCTCCTCAGACAGCTCCACATACAGCCTGCTCTCTGGGCTCAGGCCGCTCAGCCCCACCTCGCCCTTCACCGTGTACGACTTCCCACTCTTCTCCACCACTCGCACGAGCTCTGACGTCTTGTGGGTCTTTGCTCCTATACAGCGTGAGTTTTTATGAATAATTACAGattagctcaaaaaaaaaaaagggggggggggggtgtaagtGCAGCTTCTCCCTCAGTGAGATGATCACGTGATGCTTCAACAGACACATTTGGCTCACCGTCATAAAAGCAAACCTCCAAGTCTGCGTTGGGAGCGTTCTCCATCAGCATGACCTTTGCATACTTGGTGTAAAGGGTCACTTTTGGAGTCTTGGATTTCACGAGCTGCACAAACTTGGAGGCATATTGGTACTTTTTCCAGTATTTTTCTGTGACagaaaaaatcaattaattaacaTATAGAAGAATTTCTAACCTTACATGAGCTGATGTTATTGGCTGTGATGCATCCATCTGAATACCTGGAAGGTCGTCATAGCTACAAATCAGAATATCTTCTGGGGGAGCAGGAGGGCAGTCCAGGACAGGAAAACCTTTTCCACCATTAGGCTGGTATATTGTCACCTACATCAGGTCATAATCATGAGCTTTACATTATATTAAGCCACCAGCGTTGCATCATATGTTGTTATACTACCCTCTATCAGTCACATATGGAAATATCAATTCAGAGTGCAATACATCAAACTCACCATTGACCCATCACAGGAAATCCGGAGGACTTCTTTCACCCTCTCTTGACCACTGTGGCATTTTAACAACTCCATGCACACTTCACCTGTGTCCATGATGCTCACCTGTAAgaaattatttcaaaacaaattagACATCAACAATTATCTCAACCGTCCATTGacacataaacaaatatatCAGCATCGTCTTACAATGGCattttttgtcttctgtctgaTAGGCTTCAGTCTGGACGCACACAGCGGTGGGACAACTCCtctcagtgttttcttctctttattcgCGCTGGTCTTGGCTGAAGGGAGCTTTAACTCTCTGCCGTGAGGAGGTTGGAACTCTGCGCCGGGTATGTTTTCCCTGTATGGGTCAGAGTCGGAGGGGAGGTTGTGGTGCATGTTGTGCTGGTTGTGTTGGGGGTTCACGCCTCGGCCCGTGGGCTTGTCTGTCCAGGAACTGTGGACCCCTGAAggtcctctgctgctgtggaagctgccgctgctgctgtgagTGCTGCTGTCTGCGGGCCTGTGCCCAGAGGCtgagatggaaaagaaaatatttgtacAGATTTGCCTAAGCAGGATGGTTTGACTTGTGTTTAAACAGTTGAAGATCCAATTATCAATTTTTATACCCCGTAGTAGCCTCCCTCTATATCTAATAAGGGTAAATCCACTAATAACAAAGAATAATGTCATTAACAGGCAGTTAGAACTTAACCCAACCAAGGCATCAAACTAAACGTTGCACTGAACAAGAACATTAGCTGagtgataaaactgaagttacaGTGATGAAATCTAATCACAGATGATCAAAAAGCCAAAAAGCATAAATGTTACCATCATTATTGAGCCAATTAGTGACTCCCTCCATGTCTTGAAATTGCAGGTTTGGCGGATGAGCAGTCTGTGTGGATAATGAATACCCAGAGCTGAAACAGAAAGTGCAGTCTGTTAAATCTGTCTATTAAATTTGCAAAAATGAATGTCAGATCATGAATAGAGAGACTTCTTACTTTGCTGATTGTTTGATAGGGGGAGACGGGAACCTTCCATGCTCTGAAAATGGGTGCTGAGTGGAGGACGTGGGGAACACTGGTCTTCCTAAACCAGTCAGGGTCTCCTCTGAGTGGCATCTCCCCAGCTCGCCGTGACTCTGCCCCTGACCTGCTGCTGAAGAGCCGGAGCGATCTGAAGAGTGAGTCCTCCGCAGGTAGCGAGACTGAGGCTGCCCACTCTCTCCACCATGAACGCCCCTGCTCCTGCCCTCTCTGTGAAATCTGTCtgcaggatgctgctgctgccgccactGGTCTCCGTCCTCAAAACAGGCGCTGCTGGGTTGCCGCGGGAGACTTGCAATAGGCGCCATGCGATTGGGCAAGGCTGAGCCAATCATGTGCCTGGTTTTCCTCTGGaggcggctgctgctgccggcTGAAGCGGAGGAGGTGCAGGCTGTGGAGATGGTGGCAATGCCGCTGTCCATGGATCCTTCATCCCCCAGCCCAAGCTCCTTGGTCCTGACCAGCAGGCTTTGGGTCATAAATGGGTGGTCCAGCACGGCAGAGAGGCTGGGCCGGTGGGCGGGgtccctctgcagcagctgatggaTCAGGTCCTGAGCTTCTAGTGAAACATGGCTTGGCATCTCATATTCCCCAAGAACCACTTTGGACAGCGTGTGCTTGACTGTGTCCGTGTCGAATGGAGGGCGTCCCATCAGGAAGGCGTAGAACATGCACCCCAGTGACCACACATCTGACTCGAGGCCATGCGCACTGCGGGTGGCCACCTCCGGGGAGATGTAGTTGGGCGTCCCGCACATGGTGAAGTGCTTTTCATTTGGGAGTTTGAGCTGAGTGGCCAGGCCAAAGTCTGCTATTTTAATGTTCATGTTGCTGGTCAGCAAAAGATTGGACAAGGTCAGATCTCGATGCAAGATGCCGTGGGTATGTAAATACAGCATCCCTTTCACTATTTGATGCATGAAATGTCTTGCTgtggaacaaaacaacaatgttttaaaaaggCAGGCAGCAATAATGTTATAATAAACAATTTACTGCAACAtaattcacatttcattttatatgtaaaatagTTCTGCCTGACCTTCATCCTCAGAAAATGCCATTTTCCTTTCCTTAAGGTACCGACTCATCTCTCCATTGTGGCACATCTCCAA from Pempheris klunzingeri isolate RE-2024b chromosome 13, fPemKlu1.hap1, whole genome shotgun sequence encodes:
- the plk4 gene encoding serine/threonine-protein kinase PLK4 isoform X1; its protein translation is MSVSIGDKIEDFKVLTLLGKGSFACVYRAKSVNTGLEVAIKTIDKKAMQKAGMVQRVTNEVEIQCRLKHPSILELYNYFEDSNYVYLVLEMCHNGEMSRYLKERKMAFSEDEARHFMHQIVKGMLYLHTHGILHRDLTLSNLLLTSNMNIKIADFGLATQLKLPNEKHFTMCGTPNYISPEVATRSAHGLESDVWSLGCMFYAFLMGRPPFDTDTVKHTLSKVVLGEYEMPSHVSLEAQDLIHQLLQRDPAHRPSLSAVLDHPFMTQSLLVRTKELGLGDEGSMDSGIATISTACTSSASAGSSSRLQRKTRHMIGSALPNRMAPIASLPRQPSSACFEDGDQWRQQQHPADRFHREGRSRGVHGGESGQPQSRYLRRTHSSDRSGSSAAGQGQSHGELGRCHSEETLTGLGRPVFPTSSTQHPFSEHGRFPSPPIKQSANSGYSLSTQTAHPPNLQFQDMEGVTNWLNNDASGHRPADSSTHSSSGSFHSSRGPSGVHSSWTDKPTGRGVNPQHNQHNMHHNLPSDSDPYRENIPGAEFQPPHGRELKLPSAKTSANKEKKTLRGVVPPLCASRLKPIRQKTKNAIVSIMDTGEVCMELLKCHSGQERVKEVLRISCDGSMVTIYQPNGGKGFPVLDCPPAPPEDILICSYDDLPEKYWKKYQYASKFVQLVKSKTPKVTLYTKYAKVMLMENAPNADLEVCFYDGAKTHKTSELVRVVEKSGKSYTVKGEVGLSGLSPESRLYVELSEEGHSMCLSLEAAITAEEQRSTKKIPFFPITIGRRPANPDSPCLSSQPSHTMPPDTASPPQPPQITPSMISYDGSDFTTASLSKKSSPVRQDLVQNTGKVVKSIFVPNVGWASQLTSGEVWVQFNDGSQLVVQAGVSCITYTSPEGRITRYKENEKLPEHVKEKLHCLSTILGLLANPTAHHLQPH
- the plk4 gene encoding serine/threonine-protein kinase PLK4 isoform X2, encoding MQKAGMVQRVTNEVEIQCRLKHPSILELYNYFEDSNYVYLVLEMCHNGEMSRYLKERKMAFSEDEARHFMHQIVKGMLYLHTHGILHRDLTLSNLLLTSNMNIKIADFGLATQLKLPNEKHFTMCGTPNYISPEVATRSAHGLESDVWSLGCMFYAFLMGRPPFDTDTVKHTLSKVVLGEYEMPSHVSLEAQDLIHQLLQRDPAHRPSLSAVLDHPFMTQSLLVRTKELGLGDEGSMDSGIATISTACTSSASAGSSSRLQRKTRHMIGSALPNRMAPIASLPRQPSSACFEDGDQWRQQQHPADRFHREGRSRGVHGGESGQPQSRYLRRTHSSDRSGSSAAGQGQSHGELGRCHSEETLTGLGRPVFPTSSTQHPFSEHGRFPSPPIKQSANSGYSLSTQTAHPPNLQFQDMEGVTNWLNNDASGHRPADSSTHSSSGSFHSSRGPSGVHSSWTDKPTGRGVNPQHNQHNMHHNLPSDSDPYRENIPGAEFQPPHGRELKLPSAKTSANKEKKTLRGVVPPLCASRLKPIRQKTKNAIVSIMDTGEVCMELLKCHSGQERVKEVLRISCDGSMVTIYQPNGGKGFPVLDCPPAPPEDILICSYDDLPEKYWKKYQYASKFVQLVKSKTPKVTLYTKYAKVMLMENAPNADLEVCFYDGAKTHKTSELVRVVEKSGKSYTVKGEVGLSGLSPESRLYVELSEEGHSMCLSLEAAITAEEQRSTKKIPFFPITIGRRPANPDSPCLSSQPSHTMPPDTASPPQPPQITPSMISYDGSDFTTASLSKKSSPVRQDLVQNTGKVVKSIFVPNVGWASQLTSGEVWVQFNDGSQLVVQAGVSCITYTSPEGRITRYKENEKLPEHVKEKLHCLSTILGLLANPTAHHLQPH